The Bacillus thuringiensis region TAAATAAATTTACAGATCATCTAAGTGGAAAAAAAGCGTTACTTTTAGGTCTTGTGCTCTATGGGATAGGTTATGTGGTAGTTACATCTGCAAACACCTGGTACGTACTAATTATTTTTAACTTTATTGCTACTGTTGGTGAACTTGTCTACTCACCAATTAGAAATGCAGAACAAGCTAATATGATTCCGGCTGATAAGAGAGGATCATATTCAGCCTTTGCGAGTCTATCAGATATTGGGGCGGACTTAATTGCAAGAATGACTATTATCGTCGGTGCATTCTTAATTCCTACGATGATGTCTGTTTATATTGGTATGATTGTAATAATAGGGGCATTTTTCCTATATAAGGGTCTGTTTGTTAGAACTAATAGTCAATCACAGGAAAGATTGAATAAAATTTCAATATAATATAATGCCTAAAATGAAATATACACTATTCTTTCTATAGAATCGTAGGATAGGTGTGTAAAGAGGGAGTATACAACTTTGGAGGAATTATCATGGTAAAATATATTTCGATTCTTGGTTCAACTGGCTCAATTGGTACGTCTGCATTAGATGTAGTCACTTCTCATCCGGAACATTTTAAAATTATTGGTTTAACAGCAAATCACAATATTGACCTTCTTGAACAACAAATACATACATTTCACCCTCGAATTGTAAGCGTAAGCACAAAAGAATTAGCAGATGCACTTCGGAAGCGAATTTCGAAGGACACAAAAGTCACATATGGAACAGATGGATTAATTGAAGTTGCAACTTACCCTGATTCTAATCTTGTATTATCTTCAGTTGTCGGTGTTTCTGGTCTCCTTCCAACAATTGAAGCATTAAAAGCGAAAAAAGATATAGCAATTGCGAACAAAGAAACATTAGTTGCGGCAGGGCATATTGTGACAGATTTAGCGAAACGAAACGGCTGCCGCTTAATTCCAGTAGACAGTGAGCACTCTGCCATTTTTCAATGTTTAAATGGGGAAAATACTCAAGAAATCGAGAGGCTTATTGTTACTGCTTCAGGCGGTGCATTTCGAGATAAAACGCGTGAGGAAATGGAAATCTTACAAGCTAAAGATGCCTTAAAGCATCCCAACTGGTTAATGGGAGCAAAACTAACCATTGATTCAGCTACTTTAATGAACAAAGGCTTTGAAATCATGGAAGCACGTTGGTTATTTGATATCCCTTATGAGAAAATTGATGTTTTAATTCATAAAGAAAGTATTATTCATTCTTTAGTTGAATTTATAGATGGCTCTATCATGGCACAGCTCGGTGCCCCTGATATGAGAATACCGATTCAATATGCGTTTCATTATCCAACTAGATTACTATCAGACTATAAAAAATTAAACCTATTAGAGATAGCTAGCCTACATTTTGAAAAACCAAATTTCAAAAAATTCCCTTGCCTACATTATGCATATGAATCCGGGAAAATTGGTGGTACAACACCTGCTGTTTTAAATGCAGCGAACGAAATTGCAAATTCGCTATATTTACAAAATGAAATTTCATTTTTTGATATTGAAAAAACAATTTATTCTACTCTTGAAGCTCATCATAGCATTGCAAATCCAGATTTGGAAACAGTATTAGACGCCGATCATTGGGCTCGTGAATATGCAAACGAATTATTAATTAGAAGATGACAAAAGGGTTAGAACAAAACTCGTCTTTTTTAGCTCTCCATTTTACGCTTTCTTTTGTTTGAATACATTTACGTTCACAGAATTGTAAAGAAATGTATTCAAGATATCGCATGCAGAAGGATTTATAGTGATTATTAGTTATGGTCATTGGGAAAGTTCTTTTTAATTAATATAAGCTATATAAGGAATAAAGAAACCTAAAAACCTGGAGGTAATTATGAAAACTTTCATATATATGGTTAGACACGGAGATTCACCAAAGTTTGGAAAAGAAGGAACAAGAGGATTAACTGAAAAAGGAAAATTAGATGTTCAACGAATAACAGATGCATTACAAGGTGAGGAAATCGACGTTGTTATCTCGAGTCCATACAATCGCTCAATTCTAACTGTTCAGCAGTTAGCGAAGCAAATAGGACAAGAAGTTATAGTATTTGAGGACTTAAAAGAGAGAATTTTTATTGCTGAAGAGGAACGAATGTCGGATAAAGAATTATTCCCTTTGA contains the following coding sequences:
- a CDS encoding 1-deoxy-D-xylulose-5-phosphate reductoisomerase, whose protein sequence is MVKYISILGSTGSIGTSALDVVTSHPEHFKIIGLTANHNIDLLEQQIHTFHPRIVSVSTKELADALRKRISKDTKVTYGTDGLIEVATYPDSNLVLSSVVGVSGLLPTIEALKAKKDIAIANKETLVAAGHIVTDLAKRNGCRLIPVDSEHSAIFQCLNGENTQEIERLIVTASGGAFRDKTREEMEILQAKDALKHPNWLMGAKLTIDSATLMNKGFEIMEARWLFDIPYEKIDVLIHKESIIHSLVEFIDGSIMAQLGAPDMRIPIQYAFHYPTRLLSDYKKLNLLEIASLHFEKPNFKKFPCLHYAYESGKIGGTTPAVLNAANEIANSLYLQNEISFFDIEKTIYSTLEAHHSIANPDLETVLDADHWAREYANELLIRR
- a CDS encoding histidine phosphatase family protein, giving the protein MKTFIYMVRHGDSPKFGKEGTRGLTEKGKLDVQRITDALQGEEIDVVISSPYNRSILTVQQLAKQIGQEVIVFEDLKERIFIAEEERMSDKELFPLIEKSFIDPDFALIGGESNVDCQKRAIKVLKKLLNTYRGQKVVVGTHGAVMTLMMGYYDSKYDLNFLLQTSKPDIYRMEFNGQELVEVKKLWEIS